In Epinephelus lanceolatus isolate andai-2023 chromosome 13, ASM4190304v1, whole genome shotgun sequence, the following are encoded in one genomic region:
- the gja1b gene encoding gap junction alpha-1 protein, with translation MGDWSALGRLLDKVQAYSTAGGKVWLSVLFIFRILVLGTAVESAWGDEQSAFKCNTQQPGCENVCYDKSFPISHVRFWVLQIIFVSTPTLLYLAHVFYLNRKEQKFNRKEEELKAVQNDGGDVDIPLKKIEMKKLKYGIEEHGKVKMKGALLRTYIVSIFFKSMFEVGFLIIQWYIYGFSLSAVYTCERSPCPHRVDCFLSRPTEKTVFIIFMLVVSLVSLLLNVIELFYVFFKRIKDRVKGKQQPMLYPSGGTLSPTPKELSTTKYAYYNGCSSPTAPLSPMSPPGYKLATGERGTGSCRNYNKQANEQNWANYSTEQNRLGQNGGGSTISNSHAQAFDFPDDTHEHKKLSSTAGHELQPLALMDARPCSRASSRMSSRARPDDLDV, from the coding sequence ATGGGTGACTGGAGTGCTCTGGGTCGTTTGCTGGACAAGGTCCAGGCCTACTCTACTGCCGGGGGAAAGGTCTGGCTGTCggtcctcttcatcttcaggaTCCTGGTTCTGGGTACTGCAGTGGAATCAGCCTGGGGAGACGAGCAGTCTGCGTTCAAATGTAACACCCAGCAGCCTGGTTGTGAGAACGTCTGCTATGACAAATCCTTCCCCATCTCCCATGTCCGCTTCTGGGTCCTCCAGATCATCTTTGTGTCAACACCCACACTCCTCTACCTGGCTCATGTCTTCTACCTGAACAGGAAGGAGCAGAAATTCaacaggaaggaggaggagcttaaagCCGTGCAAAATGATGGAGGTGATGTTGACATCCCGCTGAAGAAAATCGAGATGAAAAAGCTAAAGTATGGCATTGAAGAGCACGGCAAAGTAAAGATGAAAGGTGCCCTGCTCAGAACCTATATAGTCAGTATTTTCTTCAAGTCTATGTTTGAGGTGGGCTTCCTGATTATTCAGTGGTACATATATGGCTTCAGCCTGTCTGCAGTCTACACCTGTGAGAGGTCCCCATGCCCACACAGGGTGGACTGTTTCTTGTCTCGTCCCACAGAGAAGACcgtcttcatcatcttcatgtTGGTGGTGTCCCTTGTATCCCTGCTGCTTAATGTCATCGAGCTTTTCTATGTGTTTTTTAAGCGGATCAAAGATCGTGTGAAGGGCAAACAGCAGCCCATGCTCTACCCCAGTGGAGGCACCTTGAGTCCCACCCCTAAAGAACTGTCCACCACCAAGTATGCCTACTATAATGGCTGTTCCTCCCCGACTGCCCCACTCTCACCCATGTCCCCCCCAGGCTACAAGCTGGCCACAGGGGAGCGGGGAACCGGCTCATGCCGTAATTATAATAAGCAGGCCAATGAGCAGAACTGGGCCAACTACTCCACAGAGCAGAACCGGCTCGGCCAGAATGGTGGAGGAAGCACTATATCAAACTCCCATGCACAAGCCTTTGACTTCCCAGATGACACCCATGAGCATAAGAAACTGTCCTCAACAGCAGGACACGAGCTGCAGCCTCTGGCGCTGATGGACGCCAGGCCCTGTAGCCGGGCCAGCAGccggatgagcagcagagccagGCCAGACGACCTGGATGTGTGA